The Chitinivorax sp. PXF-14 genome has a window encoding:
- a CDS encoding substrate-binding periplasmic protein → MSAGGVSIRRRALLRGLLACGMAPLLAHAGGDVGVIYPRPESPRDHRFDYYWQLLQRALELTAKTPDEARLTPSTLPMNQARAAQMLAEGEIDVLVRSTSIELERRFLPIRIPLDKGLLGYRVFLLRRSLLPQLATVRSFEELRRFSIGQGTGWNDVPALRAAGLQVVEGADYEGLFKMLLAGRFDLFSRSVVEVQDEYTMRHEAMPELAIDSSLLLYYPLARYCFVARSDAGAALARRIETGLRRMQADGSFDRLFNAYARPIVGELGLRSRRLFRIANPVLPPETPLSDKSLWYDPF, encoded by the coding sequence ATGAGCGCGGGTGGCGTTTCCATCCGCCGGCGCGCGCTGCTGCGCGGCCTGCTGGCGTGTGGCATGGCGCCGCTGCTGGCGCATGCCGGCGGCGATGTCGGCGTGATCTACCCGCGCCCCGAGTCGCCGCGCGACCACCGCTTCGACTACTACTGGCAGCTGCTGCAGCGCGCGCTCGAACTCACCGCCAAGACGCCGGACGAAGCCCGGCTCACGCCGAGTACATTGCCGATGAACCAGGCGCGGGCGGCGCAGATGCTGGCCGAAGGCGAGATCGACGTGCTGGTGCGCTCCACCTCGATCGAGCTCGAGCGGCGCTTTCTGCCGATCCGTATCCCGCTCGACAAGGGCCTGCTCGGCTACCGCGTGTTTCTGCTGCGGCGCAGCCTGCTGCCGCAGCTGGCCACTGTCCGCAGCTTCGAGGAGCTGCGCCGTTTCAGCATCGGTCAGGGCACGGGCTGGAACGACGTACCGGCGCTGCGTGCGGCGGGCCTGCAGGTGGTCGAGGGGGCGGACTACGAAGGCCTGTTCAAGATGCTGCTGGCAGGCCGTTTCGACCTGTTCTCGCGCAGCGTGGTGGAGGTGCAGGACGAATACACCATGCGCCACGAGGCCATGCCCGAGCTGGCGATCGACAGCAGCTTGTTGTTGTATTATCCGCTCGCACGGTACTGCTTCGTGGCACGCAGCGACGCGGGTGCCGCACTCGCGCGGCGCATCGAGACGGGGCTCAGGCGCATGCAGGCGGACGGCAGCTTCGATCGCCTGTTCAATGCCTATGCCAGGCCTATCGTCGGCGAGCTCGGGCTCCGTTCGCGCCGGCTGTTCCGCATCGCCAACCCGGTGCTGCCGCCCGAGACACCGCTCAGCGACAAGTCGCTGTGGTACGACCCATTCTGA
- a CDS encoding alpha-2-macroglobulin, with the protein MRQLAWLMAGWMTVTMAAETVKVESFSPEGLAKEVRQVQVRFSAAAVDFGDPRRADPFDIQCAEKGKGRWVDAENWVYDFERALPAGTSCRFNLKAGLKAPSGAALTASRHEFSTGSPAIINNWPNVERRVDEEQAFLLEFDGPVRAGSLTQLAHCDVEGIKERIGVKTMADNERVALIKTLVRKPEGRYFEALRCQRKLPAGRNLKLVIDAGLPAANGVSGGDKQELGFSIRPEFAATLRCERSNAKANCLPILPLRLAFSAPVAWASAGRIVLKDAEGKSYAAQPADEDTRKRILLLGKAGDATVLDPIRRNQDVWVDAVQFVGPFPEKSTATISLPPGLKDDAGRSLANARLFPLAVKIDAFPPLAKFSGNFGIVERNAGGLLPVTVRNLNNYTAPTVAGQPAAQTATTGTLAPTFKQPAAAPAKPAEAPQGAVYRVLNVTDEAAIIGWYRRLQRYEEGAAETSWIAGDKGTLASRLPTPASNREAEVIGIPMSKPGFNLVEVESPRLGASLLDSGKTMYVRTGALSTNLAVHLKRGEENSLVWVTTLDQAYLMKDATVSVRDCNGRSLWAGKTDKNGIARIAQTLPRDWNCPLYAFARKGDDLGMVSSEWDSGIEPWRFGFSAGGAQGAVAFHTVFDRNLLRAGDTVHMKHVARKRVMLGFAELNPKDLPNRVRIEHVGSGQQYDFPLDWKGGAAESAWAIPAKATLGEYSVMLYTRQGKEERGLRQSGSFRVGEFRLPLMQAFVKGPATPQVNPTALPLDIQVNYLNGGGAAGAKVKLRQVLRPRFVQFAGYDGFRFAEGDVPEAMKKGGSVSRGAYTEDGDYFDDEGTPQASNKDKPLPEQALTLDRQGAARVQTGSLPALTQPSELLAELEYPDPNGEIQTARAAIPLWPSRYVAGVKIERFSDTREVPVTALVLDTSGKPVANAPVQLNAYLSRVFSHRKRLVGGFYAYENQTEYKPLGVLCNTRTDAKGMAHCQFTGRESGDVTIRVGTKDADGKYAFSHAETWFNGEDSAWFGGTASDRIDVIPDKPEYQPGETAALQVRMPFQNATALIAVEREGVIDSYVQSLSSANPVVKVPIKAHFAPNAYISVLVLRGRVGGVQPTALVDLGKPSYRLGIAAIKVGHKGATLNVKVEADRAVYQARDKARVTVKVAAPDGKPLPKGAEVALAAVDEGLLELSPNDSWDLLDAMMAPRGYDILNATAQMQVIGRRHFGKKALPAGGGGGLMPTRELFDTLLLWKGRVVLDDKGEASVEVPLNDSLTSFRIVAIATAGSDRFGTGATSIRSTRDLMLLSGLPPVVREADEFRAGFTLRNTTDRAMKVRVTPQATAAGQSLALSPQTETLPPHEAKEIAWNVSVPVNTEQLDWLVTAEEEGGKALDRVKLAQKVYQAVPVRVFQATLKQLDGSLSLPVALPDDAIAGRGSVNVGVKAKLADSLDGVERYMRHYWYSCLEQRASRAIALHDKALWDAVTADLPVFLDEQGFAKYFAILPRGSVELTAYLLALSHESGWALPQAQQEKMESALIGYVEGRVKPEDWPWGNATVSKLMALDALSRTSKVRANLLDSLDLRPATWASSSLLDWIGILKRTPELPSRDARLKEALQLMRNRLNLQGTVMALTTDKTDKLWWAMQSGDVNAVRLLLATLDEPGWQADLPRIANGALGRQIQGHWDLTTANAWGRLAYDKFSARFESTPVAGQTVARLAGKQETLDWGKTPRGQIMSLPWPKGRGELAVSQQGTGKPWLTLQSLAAVPLKQPLFTGYRIAKTLTPVVQQQPGQWSRGDVVRVHLDIEALGEMGWVAVNDPIPAGSTLLNRGLRTDSAILSADEQQRGAWPAYTEAAFDAYRAYYDWLPSGKWSLDYTFRLNNSGSFNLPPTRVEAMYAPEMFGELPNAGVTVK; encoded by the coding sequence ATGCGGCAGCTCGCATGGCTCATGGCGGGGTGGATGACGGTCACCATGGCGGCCGAGACGGTCAAGGTGGAGTCGTTTTCCCCCGAGGGGCTGGCGAAGGAAGTGCGCCAGGTGCAGGTGCGCTTCTCGGCCGCCGCCGTCGATTTCGGCGACCCACGCCGGGCCGACCCGTTCGACATCCAGTGCGCGGAGAAGGGCAAGGGGCGCTGGGTCGATGCCGAAAACTGGGTCTATGACTTCGAGCGCGCCCTGCCTGCCGGCACGAGCTGCCGCTTCAACCTCAAGGCGGGCCTGAAAGCGCCATCGGGCGCGGCTTTGACGGCATCCCGACACGAGTTCAGCACCGGCTCGCCGGCCATCATCAACAACTGGCCCAATGTCGAGCGCCGTGTCGACGAGGAGCAGGCCTTCCTGCTCGAATTCGACGGCCCGGTGCGTGCCGGCAGCCTGACCCAGCTCGCGCATTGCGACGTCGAGGGTATCAAGGAGCGCATCGGCGTCAAGACCATGGCCGATAACGAACGCGTGGCGCTGATCAAGACGCTGGTGAGGAAGCCCGAGGGCCGCTATTTCGAGGCGCTGCGCTGCCAGCGCAAGCTGCCGGCCGGCCGCAACCTGAAGCTGGTGATCGATGCCGGCCTGCCCGCCGCCAATGGCGTCAGCGGTGGCGACAAGCAGGAGCTCGGCTTCAGCATTCGCCCCGAGTTCGCCGCCACGCTGCGCTGCGAGCGCTCGAATGCCAAGGCCAACTGCCTGCCCATCCTGCCGCTGCGGCTGGCCTTCTCCGCCCCGGTGGCCTGGGCCAGCGCCGGCAGGATCGTGCTCAAGGATGCCGAGGGCAAGAGCTACGCCGCCCAGCCAGCCGACGAGGACACACGCAAGCGCATCCTGCTGCTGGGCAAGGCGGGTGATGCGACAGTGCTCGACCCGATCCGGCGCAACCAGGATGTGTGGGTCGATGCCGTGCAGTTCGTCGGCCCCTTCCCCGAGAAATCGACGGCGACGATCTCGCTGCCGCCCGGCCTCAAGGATGATGCCGGGCGCAGCCTGGCCAACGCCAGGCTGTTCCCGCTGGCGGTGAAGATCGACGCCTTCCCGCCGCTGGCCAAGTTCTCGGGCAACTTCGGCATCGTCGAGCGCAATGCGGGCGGCCTGCTGCCGGTCACCGTGCGCAACCTGAACAACTACACCGCGCCCACGGTCGCCGGCCAGCCCGCCGCGCAGACCGCGACGACCGGCACGCTCGCGCCCACCTTCAAGCAGCCGGCAGCGGCCCCGGCCAAGCCCGCCGAGGCGCCGCAGGGTGCCGTCTACCGCGTGCTCAACGTCACCGACGAGGCCGCCATCATCGGCTGGTACCGGCGCCTGCAGCGCTATGAAGAGGGCGCCGCCGAGACGAGCTGGATCGCCGGCGACAAGGGCACGCTGGCGAGCCGCCTGCCGACGCCCGCGAGCAACCGCGAGGCCGAGGTAATCGGCATCCCGATGAGCAAGCCCGGCTTCAACCTGGTCGAGGTCGAGAGCCCGCGCCTCGGCGCCAGCCTGCTCGACAGCGGCAAGACCATGTATGTGCGCACCGGCGCGCTCAGCACCAATCTTGCGGTGCATCTGAAGCGCGGCGAGGAGAATTCTCTGGTGTGGGTGACCACGCTCGACCAGGCCTACCTGATGAAGGATGCGACGGTCAGCGTGCGCGACTGCAACGGCAGGTCGCTGTGGGCCGGCAAGACCGACAAGAACGGCATTGCGCGGATAGCCCAGACGCTGCCGCGCGACTGGAACTGCCCGCTCTACGCCTTCGCGCGCAAGGGCGACGACCTCGGCATGGTGTCGAGCGAATGGGACAGCGGCATCGAGCCGTGGCGTTTCGGCTTCTCCGCCGGAGGCGCGCAGGGTGCCGTCGCCTTCCATACCGTGTTCGACCGCAACCTGCTGCGGGCCGGCGACACCGTGCACATGAAGCATGTCGCGCGCAAACGCGTGATGCTGGGCTTTGCCGAGCTCAACCCGAAAGACCTGCCCAACCGGGTGCGCATCGAGCACGTCGGCTCGGGCCAGCAGTACGACTTCCCGCTCGACTGGAAGGGCGGCGCGGCCGAGTCTGCCTGGGCGATCCCGGCCAAGGCCACGCTCGGCGAGTACAGCGTGATGCTCTACACCCGCCAGGGCAAGGAGGAGCGCGGCCTGCGCCAGTCCGGCAGCTTCCGCGTCGGCGAGTTCCGCCTGCCGCTGATGCAGGCCTTCGTCAAGGGCCCGGCCACGCCGCAGGTCAACCCCACGGCGCTGCCGCTCGACATCCAGGTGAACTACCTCAACGGCGGCGGCGCGGCCGGCGCCAAGGTCAAGCTGCGCCAGGTGCTGCGGCCGCGTTTCGTGCAGTTTGCCGGCTATGACGGCTTCCGCTTTGCCGAGGGCGACGTGCCCGAGGCGATGAAGAAGGGCGGCAGCGTGTCGCGCGGCGCCTATACCGAGGACGGCGACTACTTCGACGACGAGGGCACGCCGCAGGCCAGCAACAAGGACAAGCCGCTGCCCGAGCAGGCGCTGACGCTCGACCGGCAGGGCGCCGCGCGTGTGCAGACGGGCAGCCTGCCGGCGCTGACGCAGCCATCCGAGCTGCTGGCCGAGCTCGAATACCCGGACCCGAACGGCGAAATCCAGACCGCGCGCGCCGCTATCCCGCTGTGGCCGAGCCGCTACGTCGCGGGCGTCAAGATCGAGCGCTTCTCGGATACCCGCGAGGTGCCGGTGACCGCGCTGGTGCTCGACACCAGCGGCAAGCCGGTGGCCAACGCGCCGGTGCAGCTCAATGCCTACCTGTCGCGCGTGTTCTCGCACCGCAAGCGGCTGGTCGGCGGCTTCTACGCCTACGAGAATCAGACCGAGTACAAGCCGCTCGGCGTGCTCTGCAATACCAGGACCGACGCCAAGGGGATGGCGCATTGCCAGTTCACCGGGCGCGAGTCGGGCGACGTGACGATACGCGTCGGCACCAAGGATGCGGACGGCAAGTATGCCTTCAGCCACGCCGAGACCTGGTTCAACGGCGAGGATAGCGCCTGGTTCGGCGGCACCGCGAGCGACCGTATCGACGTCATCCCCGACAAGCCGGAATACCAGCCCGGCGAGACGGCCGCGCTACAGGTGCGCATGCCGTTCCAGAACGCGACGGCACTGATCGCCGTCGAGCGCGAGGGCGTGATCGACAGCTATGTGCAGTCGCTGTCGAGCGCCAACCCGGTGGTCAAGGTGCCGATCAAGGCGCATTTCGCGCCCAATGCCTACATCTCGGTGCTGGTGCTGCGCGGCCGTGTCGGCGGCGTCCAGCCGACGGCGCTGGTCGACCTCGGCAAGCCCTCGTACCGCCTGGGTATCGCAGCGATCAAGGTCGGCCACAAGGGCGCGACGCTGAACGTGAAGGTCGAGGCCGACCGCGCCGTCTACCAGGCGCGCGACAAGGCGCGGGTGACGGTCAAGGTGGCCGCGCCAGACGGCAAGCCGCTGCCCAAGGGCGCGGAAGTGGCGCTGGCGGCGGTCGACGAGGGCCTGCTCGAATTGTCGCCGAACGACAGCTGGGACCTGCTCGACGCGATGATGGCGCCGCGCGGCTACGACATCCTCAATGCCACGGCGCAGATGCAGGTGATCGGCCGCCGCCACTTCGGCAAGAAGGCGCTGCCAGCGGGCGGCGGCGGCGGGCTGATGCCGACGCGCGAGCTGTTCGACACGCTGCTGCTGTGGAAGGGCCGAGTGGTGCTCGACGACAAGGGCGAGGCCAGCGTCGAGGTGCCGCTCAACGATTCGCTGACGAGCTTCCGCATCGTCGCCATTGCGACGGCTGGCAGCGATCGCTTCGGCACCGGCGCCACCAGCATCCGCAGCACGCGCGACCTGATGCTGCTGTCGGGCCTGCCGCCCGTGGTGCGCGAGGCCGACGAGTTCCGCGCCGGCTTCACGCTGCGCAACACCACCGATCGCGCGATGAAGGTCAGGGTGACGCCGCAGGCCACCGCCGCCGGCCAGTCGCTGGCGCTGAGCCCGCAGACGGAAACGCTGCCGCCGCACGAGGCGAAGGAGATCGCCTGGAACGTCAGCGTGCCGGTCAACACCGAGCAGCTCGACTGGCTGGTGACAGCCGAAGAGGAGGGCGGCAAGGCACTCGACCGCGTCAAGCTGGCACAGAAGGTCTACCAGGCCGTACCGGTGCGCGTGTTCCAGGCCACGCTGAAACAGCTCGACGGCAGCCTGAGCCTGCCCGTGGCGCTGCCCGACGACGCCATCGCGGGGCGCGGCAGCGTCAATGTCGGCGTCAAGGCCAAGCTCGCGGACAGCCTCGACGGCGTCGAGCGCTACATGCGCCACTACTGGTACAGCTGCCTCGAACAGCGCGCCTCGCGCGCCATCGCGCTGCACGACAAGGCGCTGTGGGACGCGGTGACGGCCGACCTGCCGGTGTTCCTCGACGAGCAGGGCTTCGCCAAGTACTTCGCCATCCTGCCGCGTGGCTCGGTCGAGCTGACGGCCTACCTCCTGGCACTGTCGCACGAATCGGGCTGGGCGCTGCCACAGGCGCAGCAGGAGAAGATGGAGAGCGCGCTGATCGGCTATGTCGAAGGCCGCGTCAAGCCCGAAGACTGGCCATGGGGCAACGCCACCGTCAGCAAGCTGATGGCGCTCGACGCGCTGTCGCGTACCAGCAAGGTGCGCGCCAACCTGCTCGATTCGCTCGACCTGCGCCCGGCCACCTGGGCCAGCTCCTCGCTGCTCGACTGGATCGGCATCCTCAAGCGCACGCCTGAGCTGCCCAGCCGCGACGCGCGGCTCAAGGAGGCGCTGCAGCTGATGCGCAACCGCCTCAACCTGCAGGGCACGGTGATGGCGCTGACCACCGACAAGACCGACAAGCTGTGGTGGGCCATGCAATCGGGTGACGTCAACGCCGTGCGGCTGTTGCTCGCCACGCTCGACGAGCCCGGCTGGCAGGCTGATCTGCCGCGCATCGCCAACGGTGCGCTGGGCCGGCAGATACAGGGCCATTGGGACCTGACCACCGCCAACGCCTGGGGCCGGCTCGCCTACGACAAGTTCTCGGCGCGCTTCGAGAGCACACCCGTCGCCGGCCAGACCGTGGCCAGGCTTGCAGGTAAGCAGGAGACGCTGGACTGGGGCAAGACGCCGCGCGGCCAGATCATGTCGCTGCCGTGGCCCAAGGGCCGCGGCGAGCTGGCGGTGAGCCAGCAGGGCACGGGCAAGCCGTGGCTGACGCTGCAGAGCCTCGCCGCCGTGCCGCTGAAACAACCGCTGTTCACCGGCTACCGTATCGCCAAGACGCTGACCCCGGTAGTCCAGCAACAGCCGGGCCAGTGGAGCCGTGGCGACGTGGTGCGCGTGCATCTCGACATCGAGGCGCTGGGTGAGATGGGCTGGGTGGCGGTGAACGACCCGATCCCGGCCGGCAGCACGCTGCTCAACCGCGGGCTCAGGACCGATTCCGCGATCCTCTCCGCCGACGAACAGCAGCGCGGCGCCTGGCCGGCCTATACCGAGGCCGCGTTCGACGCCTACCGCGCCTATTACGACTGGCTGCCGAGCGGAAAATGGAGCCTCGACTACACCTTCCGCCTGAACAACAGCGGCAGCTTCAACCTGCCGCCGACGCGCGTCGAGGCGATGTATGCACCCGAGATGTTCGGTGAGCTGCCGAATGCCGGGGTGACGGTGAAATGA